The Ficedula albicollis isolate OC2 chromosome 5, FicAlb1.5, whole genome shotgun sequence genome includes the window aaagtaaaaaatagCTTTTAGCTACCAGTTTCTCACGCTACCAGTGCAAGTGCAGAGATCTCACAAGTCTTTCCTCCAGCCCTAATTACAGAAACAAGGTCAGAAAATACACAATCTGCCAGCATGAGCTGCAGGAGGTCATATGGCCACGCTAGCTATAGAAGTATTTCAGGAGTAGTTCAGTCAGTCAGGTCACTTAACTGActtcatttctgtttgttttttaaacaagcaGCAATATTTTCCCTTGCATTTTGTGCATGGGAGAACAGGAAGCAGGGTCTACTCTGTAACCACCAGCCTAGGATTTCAGTACACATCACTAACAATGCCATGGAGCAGTGATACCTAGCTGCATTTTATAGATCTAAATCCACCAAACAATGCCAAGAAGGAGCCTCATTCCAACAGTGACAGTGGGTCAGAACACTGTCAGCTTTCAGAAGTTGCTCAGATCACAGGAAGAAGGCGGGTGCATTATCTGCACTGCCTCACAACAAATCCACACGTGACAGAAGCTCCAGCTGCACATCAAGAAAGCAGCCCACAGTTCTCAAGCTTTCTTCAACTCGATTAATTCTAGGGCAGTCTCTTCTGCTTAATGCTGATGAGGGCTCCAGTGGGTTTTCTTACCAGTAGGGCTGCCTGAAGACCCAAAGAATCAGTTTGAGGACTGCTGCTTATTGAAGGTGGCAAGAGACCAGAAATGTGGTAAGAACTTACTGTGAGAAACAGTTGCACTTACAGTTCTAGGAGCTGGGCCTTCAATTCTAGCAATTCTTCTTCAAAGGATGCTTAAAGAGACGAAATGCTTGAATTCTTTCTGCCCTCTTCAAAATGAAGAGGTTGAAAATGGTTGAAGAGATCAAATTTCACTAAACACTTACAGCTGAGTGTCATCAGTACCCAGCTCACCTGAAGAGTGGAAATGCTACAAATGGCTCAAGCTGCAGTCCTCCTAATCAGTGTGAGCTACAGCCCATAAAACACTGACTAATTCCCAAATAGTCACATGTGTGCACATTCCCCCACAGCTCTTCTAAACAGGCTTCTGCAGTTTGGCAAATGGTCAGATTAAGCAGAAGATATATGAAGTTAAGCAGAGAATGTTTTCAGTATGTAGCAGTCTCCCCAGGTCATAGTTTATAAAAATCTTCACAATTCCTAGGATCAAAGCAGCTACAGCCATGAAAGACCTGTTAGTTCATGAGGTCCATCACCCAGCCAAAGCAGGTTACCCAGAAAAGACATGACAAAGTTAAAGTAATGGTGTTAGAACAAGCCGggtacatttttctttcaaaaaaaggTGCTAGGCAAAGTCAGATATGTGAGCCAAGTCCAAAAGTTAAAGTTcggttttgtttttaagaaataagCAAGCACATTTCTACAAAGCAGCTATAAAATGCTAACCTATATCTAATGATGTGGCTTAGCTATgaagcccagctccagcccctctttCTCACTCTCAATTGCAAATTTCCATCTCCAAACACAAATGCCTTTTACCACACAGTTCAGtaagaaaattactttggagCCCTGGTGCTGAAAATGCATCAAAGCACAATCTTCAAATTCTCAACTCCCCACCCCTTCCAGctcccaaaaaaagaaagaaatcaaaggaTAAAGAGCAAAGACACAGTTTGGCTCCCGCTGGCCTACAATAACAATAATGATCATAATCTAGAGATCACAGGAGGTTCGTCTACCCTCCATGCCAAGTCAATTCGCTCCATTCACAACCGCGCATAATTATTCCTGGGACTGCAAAAATTACTGTCTTTTCACTAGCAATAGAATTGTAAAAATGCTTTCGACCTCAAGCccttatttattaaaacaaaactatttgCTCTTTTACGGTTCATGTTAGGTCTGGCATTTCTGTGCAGAGGGTCAATAATCCAGTCGTTCAAAAAATAGTCACGAAAGACGTATTAACATAAGCTGTGCATTAAGACACAATTATTTATATGCCTGACAGTAATGGCTCTGCGCTGCGCACTGTATCAACTCGCAGATACTTTACAAGGAAAATAACAACACTTTGGGAGAATTTCTGCTCTCCTAAGGACAATTAGCATAACGCTAACGCTGAAACGGGAGAGCAATAAGGACTGACAGAGTAATGCTTCATCCCAGAAGTATGTTCATCCCCAGAACAGCGGTGCCTGTCCCCAAAGTTTGTGCCCATCACAGCACGCTTCCCTCTGCTAAGCGCACGCAGCCCGTGCCTAATGCTTCCCCAATCCTTAGATTGATGCAATACGAGTAAAGCGGTTCCAAGATGCACTATCCTCTGCCACCGGAGCTGCGGGGCGCGGGTGCCCGGCGGGACCGGGCGCGCTGCCGCAGGCGGACCGTGCTGTCCCcggggcgggagcggccccggccccgccccccccccccccccccccccccccccccccccccccccccccccccccccccccccccccccccccccccccccccccccccccccccccccccccccccccccccccccccccccccccccccccccccccccccccccccccccccccccccccccccccccccccccccccccccccccccccccccccccccccccccccccccccccccccccccccccccccccccccccccccccccccccccccccccccccccccccccccccccccccccccccccccccccccccccccccccccccccccccccccccccccccccccccccccccccccccccccccccccccccccccccccccccccccccccccccccccccccccccccccccccccccccccccccccccccccccccccccccccccccccccccccccccccccccccccccccccccccccccccccccccccccccccccccccccccccccccccccccccccccccccccccccccccccccccccccccccccccccccccccccccccccccccccccccccccccccccccccccccccccccccccccccccccccccccccccccccccccccccccccccccccccccccccccccccccccccccccccccccccccccccccccccccccccccccccccccccccccccccccccccccccccccccccccccccccccccccccccccccccccccccccccccccccccccccccccccccccccccccccccccccccccccccccccccccccccccccccccccccccccccccccccccccccccccccccccccccccccccccccccccccccccccccccccccccccccccccccccccccccccccccccccccccccccccccccccccccccccccccccccccccccccccccccccccccccccccccccccccccccccccccccccccccccccccccccccccccccccccccccccccccccccccccccccccccccccccccccccccccccccccccccccccccccccccccccccccccccccccccccccccccccccccccccccccccccccccccccccccccccccccccccccccccccccccccccccccccccccccccccccccccccccccccccccccccccccccccccccccccccccccccccccccccccccccccccccccccccccccccccccccccccccccccccccccccccccccccccccccccccccccccccccccccccccccccccccccccccccccccccccccccccccccccccccccccccccccccccccccccccccccccccccccccccccccccccccccccccccccccccccccccccccccccccccccccccccccccccccccccccccccccccccccccccccccccccccccccccccccccccccccccccccccccccccccccccccccccccccccccccccccccccccccccccccccccccccccccccccccccccccccccccccccccccccccccccccccccccccccccccccccccccccccccccccccccccccccccccccccccccccccccccccccccccccccccccccccccccccccccccccccccccccccccccccccccccccccccccccccccccccccccccccccccccccccccccccccccccccccccccccccccccccccccccccccccccccccccccccccccccccccccccccccccccccccccccccccccccccccccccccccccccccccccccccccccccccccccccccccccccccccccccccccccccccccccccccccccccccccccccccccccccccccccccccccccccccccccccccccccccccccccccccccccccccccccccccccccccccccccccccccccccccccccccccccccccccccccccccccccccccccccccccccccccccccccccccccccccccccccccccccccccccccccccccccccccccccccccccccccccccccccccccccccccccccccccccccccccccccccccccccccgccgcacCCCGCAGCCGccagccgggccgggccgggccgggccgggcagcCCCGAGCGCGCCGTGTCCGCTCGCCTCGCGGGGCTCTGACGCGGTGTCGGTGTCGGTGTCGTTGCAGGCACAGCGCAGAAATGATCATCCCGGTCAGGTGCTTCACGTGCGGCAAGATAGTGGGCAACAAGTGGGAAGCCTACCTTGGCCTGCTGCAGGCGGAGTACACGGAAGggtgggttttatttctgtgttctttacTCCCGCCTGAGGTGAGGTGCACGGGCCGTAAGATCCCAGAGCTGccgggttggaagggagctctgGAGATCCTCTCGTCCAGCCTCGTCCAGGGCCGGAGGCACAAGTGCAGGGTCATGAAAGACAGGTAGAGAGGCTAAAAACCGCCGGTACATTCTGAGATTGTTTAACCGAAGGTTAGAAATTGTAATAGGCAACAAAGTACTTGTTTCCCCACTGAATCTTTCCGGGCAGTGGTATGTAAGTTGCCAAGCCTTGTacccaaaacattcccaaatATGTAACTCTGTACACATTTGCTTGTTTCTTCACTTCCATGTATCCAACTTTGAGACCAACGTGATCAGTTTCttaaagggagagaaagaaaaaaagttacaagTGTAAGAAGTGTTTAGCGTTTTGcgggttttttttaaagcattttaaccCAGGGTTGCTAACCTTATTTTTAAGTACTGGTTtgctggagaaaggaggagTTTTAACTGTTTTAGATACCCCAATGACAGTGCTAACAACTCTGTGTTAAGAAGTCTGTGCATCCTTTGCATAGCCAGAGTTTCTGCTAATAGTTCAAGGAAAGCGTAACTATGGTGATGCTGCTTCAGAAGCTTTGAGAAGAAAACTTGAGAAATACTTATATTTTCATCAAGTTTAagtatgaaacaaaaaaagtgtcCGTGGATGTTTGCAATTcggaggagggaaaaaagttaGAAATTTAAGCGATGTTGAAGTAGAAAGTAGATTTtaagtagaaagaaaataatttggcttGCATTCAAGTGGTTGGGGATCCTAATAGTTTATAcaggtgattttattttttatatggAGTTAAAAGCATTATAATACCATGGGTTGGTTATTTCACTCATACTGCAGTTTGCCAGGACTTTTTTGATAGTGCTTCTGACTTACATTCTGGcattacattttaatattttccccaTCTGCCTTATTCCTCTGATTTTGTATAGGAGCTCAGTGTTGTCATTGACAAATGCTCACTTGAAAACAATTGTTGTGGCCACTGGTTTGATTCTGAGGTGCTTGTTCAAACTAATGAAATTATGATGTTGTAAGAAGTAAAGTTTACAGATATCAAACAGCTAAAATCTTACAATGCAGTACTGGAATCACTGTTAGTGGAGGCTTAAGAAATGGATggacaaaatggaaaaacttGTCTAAAAAGAATCAGTATTTCAAAAAGACACCCACACCTTTCTGTTTGTCCCTTAAAAGTGCTCCTTTTCCACAAGTCCTTGGAAGATAGAGGAAAAGGCAAATACAGCTAAAGTTGTCTTAAAGTATGTAGTATGACTTTGAAAATCGTGATTATTGTTGGTATTTTGCATGCTTGATAACTGCATGTGAGAGTACAGAACTCTCCAGATAACTCTTAAAATGTACCTATCAACAGACATCAGATGCTTTTGTTCTCAAGTATTTCGGAAAACTGATGCACCATGTGATGTTATTTATAAACATACTTTTATAAACATACTGTTCTTATACTTCTCTACAACAAGTTTTGCAGGTGCTGTCCTAGAATGAGCAGCCTTGCTGCACTatcagagaagctgctggaagttGGCCCCTGCAGTTGGACTGTGCTGCTTGAAGCCAAATGACCTTTTGCCGTGGTGCAGCTTAGGCAGAGGCTTGCTTTCAGTcatttgtattttagaaaagtaTCCAGTGGCTTGTTTCTACAGGAGAATTCCAGTTCCAGGAAATTAAGTTTGTTTTGAGCAAACACCTTCTTGCACTGCATTATATCAGTTTAAAGACCTGTGATCAGTCATGTCTCATTAATGTCACATTCTGAAGGAGTGTCGTACTGGCTTTATGGTTCATGGGTCTGAGCTAAAGACTTTGGTAGTATCATGATCTTTAAGAGGTGTGATAGCCACAGCCATGGAAGACACACGCAGTGGTTTAGGCTAGGATGACTCAACATGCTTACCCAAACATAAGAATCTCGAGCAGTCGCTCTGAAGGAATTCAGTGCAAAGACTGTAAAACACTGATTTCTGACCAGTCTGCACATACTTACTTGTATATATGTGGGGGGCAGGTTGTGTAACTGGGTGCCTCTCTAATGGGAACTGGGAAGGATTGTAGCCGTCCTCAGAATTAGCATCCCTATGTGGGGGAGGTTGCATTTCGAGTTATTTTAGTTTCTGTGTATCTCACCTTTTTAGCGTGGCTCAGATCTTAAATTTATCTTGTGAAATAGGCAAGAACCATCCTCAAGTTTACAGAAACATGTTAAAACGGTGCCCTCTGaaagctgtggcagctggggacCCTTCTCAGCAGCAGATCCTGAGCTCTGGCCGGCTGGAGAATGGGCAAACACATTCAACAGCACTAAGTGGGAAAGGGCATTAACAGCACATGCTGAATTTCTGTCTATCTTTGAACTGCAAACAAATTTTGCTGTATGACTGAGCTCAAAGTAATCAGCGTGTTGCTTAGGAAACGCTTCCAAGTGGTTCTGACTCACTTGATCAGttatgttttttaattgttgttcGTTAATAGAGATGCCCTGGATGCCCTTGGCTTGAAGAGATACTGCTGCCGCAGAATGCTCCTCGCCCATGTGGATCTGATTGAGAAGCTTTTGAATTACGCACCCCTGGAGAAATGAGATGGAAGAAGCACTGTGCTGCAAGCCATGTGGAACGTATCTCTAATTTAAACTTGAAACTGGACTTCAGGCAGTAAAGGATGAAAGCCAACTGTAGTGCAACCATCAAGAGATGTTTATCTTCTGGATAAAATACTGCCCCAAGCCACTAACCTCTttcaaggaaataaaggaatgaTGAAGTCCACTTAACCAAGATTTAGAGATTAAAAGTTTGGACGCTTCTTCTTAAATTTGTGTTAGGAGTTGTGAACTACTTTTAGATGCTTCTGCCAGTAAAACCAAATGTTTGTTCATGTAGAAAAGCtattatatttcattaaaatgttgaaataaaGGAGGTTTTTCCTTTGCAGCCTTCCTACAGTTTCTGGATAAAGTGCATGCTTGGGTCTTGCTGTTTACCTTAAGGTTTGAGGTACTGCTGACTACCCCAGTCCAGTGTCCTGCACTAGGCAGGCAAGGGTTAGAAACACAGGACTGAACTGTGGTTCCTGTGACATGGAAGTGGGTAAGTTTGTGGGGCATTGCTCCAAAAGCTGCTAGAGCCCACAGAGAACACTTCCCACCACAGTTAAAAAGTCAACTTGTGTTCTCTACCCCAACCCTTACCAAACACTGGGGCTGCTGTATCACAAAAACAGCGATTCAGATGGTGCAGTGCCTTCATTTAAGCAAAACATGTCTGAGTGTCTCCAGGGAGAGCACTGGATGTGAGAATTGAGGCGTGCTGGTGTGAACAGGatcaaagtgctgctgctgccaagcacCTGCACCCCTCTGTGGCTGGAACAGATGCTTTCCACCGCTCGTCATTCAGTGACTTCACGTTGCGCTGCGCGTGTGCAgcgctgctgcccagcccaaCAGAGGGGATGAAACACagagggcagctggagctgccctcaGCTGTGGCTCGGGAAGGTCACCTACACCCAGAcaggcaccagccctgccccagggcagggctttCTCTTGCACAGTCGACTTGTGAGTTGGATCATGTTTTCACTCTGTTCTGTGACATGCAGAAGATGCATTGTTGCACAtggtgtgtgcacaggcagaCACACCCATCTTACCTGAAAATGAAGGAGGCCCATTCCTACACCTGTGTGGGTTTGGGATTCTGTGCAAATGCAGCATTAGTTCTTCATTACAGCAGCCCAGTAGAGAATGGGCTGGAAAAGGTGATAATTCCTTAGGATACAGTCTGTTGCTCCTTGGTGCAGTTAGACTTTTGGCACTCATGTATCAGCTGCAGGGTAAGAAGTATCTCTGTGGATTATTTTCTGTAGTATGAAGAAACCTTGGGTTTACAGAAATAGTAATTATTTAATGTGCTTACTGGGTTAAACTTGTACCCACAAAGCTTAAAACTAGATTGTCTCACAAAACAAGAGGCAGGACTGCTGCTTGCCTTTGGCTATTACCCCACCAATCTTAACACTTGAACTTGCTTTTCAGTTTACTGCAAGGCAATAGTAGATGTTTCTCATATTCAGCAATTCTTTATTGAAGACATCTTAAAACCTGTGCTTTACCCTAATGCAAAGAGAATTAAGGAATTAATTCTAGCATTTGTTTCATAGTTGGTTGGGTATCTTATGTTCTGCATGCCTGCGGTACTAGCGAGCTGAACGCGCTccataaaaacaaaccaaaaaaagcccctCCCTTCTCTCTCAGGCTATTTTGTAACGGGACGCTTGTGGACTAGGGGATGGCCTTTCCCCAGTGCTCTGTGTAGGATGCTGTTCCCTGTCAGCGGGGTGTGACAGCCCTGCCTGTTCACAGATCCATCGGCGCCCCGCGCTCGCTCCCTGAGCCGCGCTGGGAGCGCAGCAGCCCAGACGGGAACGTCTGGCAGAGGCAGCCGTGCAGGAATGCCGTGCAGAAAGCTGCCCTGCATCACTGCCAAGGAACTGGATTAGACAAGCTGACAGGACTTGGGTTCTATCTGCAAAAGTAAATTTCTAATCTCGTTTTCTGCTTTAGAACAAcatgtttcttttcaaa containing:
- the POLR2L gene encoding DNA-directed RNA polymerases I, II, and III subunit RPABC5; this encodes MIIPVRCFTCGKIVGNKWEAYLGLLQAEYTEGDALDALGLKRYCCRRMLLAHVDLIEKLLNYAPLEK